The window GCGCCCCGCGTACTGATCGCGAACTCCAACCTGGTGGGCCACTGGTCGAACTGGGAAAAGTTCAACCAGCTCGAGCGCGCCGGCTTGATGATGTATGGACAGATGACGGCGGGGTCGTGGATCTACATCGGGTCGCAGGGAATCGTTCAAGGAACATTTGAGACGTTTGCCGCCGCCGGCGAGAAGCACTTTGGCACGCTGGAAGGGAAGCTGGTGGTCAGCGGCGGCATGGGCGGAATGGGCGGCGCGCAGCCGCTGGCCGCCACCATGGCGGGCGCGGCATTCCTGGGTGTGGAGGTGGATCCGGAGCGCATCAAGAAGCGGCTGAAGACCGGCTACTGCGACTTCATGGTCAACTCGCTGGACGAAGCGCTGCGCATCCTGAAGAACGCGGTACGCAAGAAGGAAGCCGTTTCGGTGGGGCTGGTGGGGAATTGCGCCGACGTGATTCCGGAACTGGCGGCGCGCGGCGTGGTGCCCGATCTGCTCACCGACCAGACGTCGGCGCACGATCCGCTGAATGGTTACATCCCGCAGGGGATGACGCTGGAGCAGGCGGCGGAACTGCGGCAACGCGATCCGAAGGCGTACCTGGAACGGTCGCTGGATTCGATCGCACGCCACGTCGAGGGCATGCTGAAGCTGATGCGCATGGGCGCGGTGACCTTCGACTACGGCAACAACATCCGCACGTTCGCGTTCCAGCGCGGCGTGAAAGACGCGTATGACTTTCCCGGCTTCGTGCCGGCGTACATCCGGCCGCTGTTCTGCGAAGGGCGCGGGCCATTTCGCTGGGTGGCGCTCTCGGGCGATCCGGCGGATATCGCGGTGACCGACGAACTGGTGCTGGAAATGTTTCCTGCCAACCCGATCCTGGAGCGCTGGATCAACCTGGCGCGCAAGCGCATCCGCTTCCAGGGACTGCCGGCGCGCATCTGCTGGCTGGGCTACGGCGAGCGCGCTCAGTTCGGCCTGGCCATCAACGATCTGGTGAAGAAGGGCAAGATCAAGGCGCCGGTCGTGATGGGGAGGGACCACCTCGACACCGGCTCGGTGGCGTCTCCCTACCGCGAGACCGAAGCGATGAAAGACGGATCGGATGCCGTGGCCGACTGGCCGCTGCTGAACGCGCTGCTGAACACCGCCAGCGGGGCGAGCTGGGTTTCGATTCACAACGGCGGCGGCGTGGGTATTGGATATTCGCAGCACGCGGGGCAGGTCACCGTGGCCGATGGCACCGACGCCATGGCCAAGCGCATTGAGCGCGTGCTGACCAATGATCCCGGCCTGGGCGTGGCGCGCCATGCGGACGCAGGGTACGAGGAAGCCGGCGCGTTCGCCGACAAGAAGGGTGTGAAGATACCGATGCGGCGGAAAGAGTAATGGCCAAGGCCAGTCCGTCTCTCCTCCTCACCAACATCGGCCAACTGCTCACCGTACGTTCGCCGAATCCCAAATCCACGGGCCCGCGGCGCGGGCCGGAACTGAACGACATCGGGCTGATTGAAGATGCGGCGGTGCTGTGCGCCGAAGGGAAGATTGCTGCGGCCGGGAAGCGGCGCGAGATGGCGCGTCATCCGTTGCTGAAGTCGAAAGGGAAGAGGGCCGTCCGCGAACATGACTGCGGCGGCGGCGTGGTGCTGCCTGGGTTGGTGGATGCGCATACGCATCCGGCGTTCGTAGCGCCGCGGCTGGTGGACTTCGAGCAGCGCGCGTCGGGTGCAAGCTACGAACAGATAGCCGAGAAGGGCGGCGGCATCCGCTCGAGCGTCGATCGTGTGCGCAAGGCTGCGGTGAAAGCGCTGGCGGAGCGAGTCCTGAAGGGCCTGGAGCAGATGGGCGCGCAGGGCACGACCACGGTGGAAGCCAAGTCGGGTTACGGCTTGAGCACGGAGGCGGAGCTGAAGTCGCTGGAGGCGATCGCGCAGGCGGCCGACCGCTGGCCGGGGACCGTCGTGCCGACCCTGTTGGGCGCGCATGTGGTGCCCAAGGAATTCCTGGGCAAGCCGCAGCAGTACGTACGCGAAGTGGTGAAGAAAATGATTCCGCAGGCGGCACGCCGCAAGCTGGCGGCTTTCGTGGATGTGTTCGTGGAGCGGGGAGCGTTCTCACTCGCCGACGCCGAGCAGATCTTTGAGGCGGCGACCGAAAACGGGCTGGGCGTGCGGGTACACATCTGCCAGTTCGCGTCCAATTCAGTGTGGCCGCTGCTGCGTTTTCATCCGGCGTCGCTGGACCACATGGATCATGTGATGGAGGAAGACCTGCCGCAACTGGCGCGCCGCGGCACCATGGTCACGCTGGTGCCGGCGTCCAATCACTTCCTGGGCCTGGGAACGTATCCGCCGGCCCGGCGGATGATCGACGCTGGCGTGGCGGTCGCGCTGGCCACGGACTACAACCCCGGCACCGCGCCTACACCCAGCCTGCCGTTCGTGATGTCGCTGGCGTGCACGCAGATGAAGATGACGCCGGCCGAGGCCATCGCCGCGACCACCATTAACGGCGCACATGCTCTGCGGTTGGCAGAGCGAAAGGGCAGCGTTGAGCCGGGCAAGGACGCGGACCTGGCGGTGTTCGACGTCGCCGACTATCGCGAGATTCCTTACTGGATGGCGGCGAATCACTGTCGGGCGACGGTGTTCGGCGGGCGGCTGCTAGTTTGACCATTTTCCATCTCTCGCTTCTAATGGATGAGCCGTCCGTTTTGAATCCTTGACGGGAGTTCCGATGAGCAAATCTGTAGTCTTTGTACTCTCCTTCCTGCTGCTTTCTCCTGCCTTTGCGCAACGCCTGCCTGACACTGTGGTTCCAGCGCATTACGAGCTAACCTTCACGCCTGACTTGAAGGCGGCGAAGTTCGCCGGCCAAGAGACTATCCGCGTGCACGTGGCGCGGCCGGCCTCGACCGTGACGCTCGATGCACTGGAGATGGAGTTCCACGAAGTCACGATTACGCAAGCAGGCAAGACGCAGAAGGCCGGGGTCACGCTTGATCCCAAGGGGGAGACGGCGACGTTCAGCGTTGGGAATGCGCTTGAGCCGGGCCCGGCGGAGATCCACATCCGCTACACGGGCATCCTGAACGGTCAACTGCGCGGCTTTTACCTGAGCAAGGGCAAGGGGCGCAACTACGCGACCACGCAGATGGAACCCACGGACGCGCGGCGGGCGTTCCCGTCGTTCGACGAGCCGGCGCTCAAGGCGACCTTCGCCATCACGCTGGTGGTGGACGAAGGAGACACTGCGATATCCAACGGCCGCATCGTTTCCGATACGCCGGGGCCGGCGGCCGGGAAGCATACGCTGCGCTTCTCCACGACGCCCAGGATGTCCACCTACCTGGTGGCCATGGCGGTGGGCGACTGGAAGTGCTCGGAGGGAGCGGCGGAAGGCATACCCATCCGCATCTGCTCGACGCCGGAGAATGCGCGCCTGACGAAATACGCGCTGGTGGCAGCCGAGCAGCAAGTCGCGTACTTCAACCAGTACTTTGGGATCCGATATCCGTTCGAGAAGCTCGACGTGCTAGCGGTGCCGGATTTCGAGGCGGGCGCCATGGAGAATGCGGGCGCCATCTTCTATCGCGAAAGCGTCCTGCTGGCCGATGAGAACACGGCCTCGGCCGCCACCAAGCGCGCCATCGCTTCTGTCCTGGCGCATGAGATCGCGCACATGTGGTTCGGCGACCTGGTGACCATGAAGTGGTGGGACGACATTTGGCTCAACGAAGGTTTCGCCAGCTGGGCCACCAGCAAGCCGCTGAAGGTGTGGAAGCCGGAGTGGAAGCGCGACATCCAGGACGTGTATTCCTCGGGCAACGCGCTGTCGCTCGATTCCCTGGCTAACACGCGGCCCATTCGGCGGCAGGCAGAGACACGGGAAGAAATCAACGAGCTGTTCGACGGTATCGCCTATTCGAAGACCGCGGCGGTGTTGCGCATGGTGGAGAGCTACCTGGGGGAGGAGACGTTCCGGCGCGGCGTACAGGCCTACCTGAAAAAGCACTCCTACGCCAACGCCACCGCCGAAGACTTCTGGAACACGTTGGCGCAGGAATCCGGCAAGCCGGTGGACGCCGTGATGCGCAGCTTCGTGGACCAGGCTGGGGTTCCCCTGCTCCGCGTGCGTGCCACATGTGAAAAGCAGGGCGGAATGGTGGAAGCCGAGCAGCAGCGCTTCTTTTACGATCGTCAGGCGTTCGAGAAGGGAAGCGATTCGCTGTGGCAAGTGCCCTTGTGCTTGCGCGGCCCGGGCGATGCGGCTCCTAAGTGCGAGCTCATGACCCGGCGGAAGCAGAGCTTCATGCAGGAGAAGTGCCAGCCGTGGGTGCTGGCTAATCCGGCTGGCAGCGGGTACTACCGCGTGGCTTATGACAGCGAGTCGCTACGCAGCCTGTCGCACGTGATGCAAACCGAACTGAGCCCCGGCGAGCGGCTTTCCCTGCTGAACGACCAGTGGGCGCTGGTGCGGCTGGGCCAGCAGGAGATCGGCGACTACTTGAGCTTTGCCGAAGGCTTGCGCGACGAGCGCACGCGGGTGGTGATGTTCACGCTGACCGGCCGCCTGGATTACATCGGCGATTATCTGCTGAACGACGCCACGCGGCCGAAATACCAGGCCTGGGTGCAGCGGCTGCTGCGGCCCACGGCGCAAAAGCTGGGATGGCAGCCGCGGGCGGGCGAGAGCGACGAGTTGCGCAGCCTACGTGCCTATGTCCTGATGACCCTGGGCCGCACCGGCCGTGATGCCGAAGTCCGGGCGGAAGCGCGGAAGCTGGCGGAACAGTATTTGGCCGATCCCAAGTCGGTGGACGCGACGCTGGCCGAAACGGTGCTCAGTCTGGCCGCGCTGGACGGCGACGCGGCGCTCTACCAAAAGTATCTGGCGAAGATGGAGAGCGACGTGGAGCCGGAGGAGCATGAACGCTATCAGGACGCGCTGACTTATTTCACCGGCCCGGCACTGGTGCGGCGGTCGCTGGAGTACGCGGTTTCAGGCAGGATGCGCAACCAGGATTCGCCTGGATTCATCAGGGATCTCCTGGAGCTTCGCGAGACGCAGAGCGTGGCGTGGGACTTCGTGAAAGCCAACTGGCCGCGGGTGGAGGCGGCGCTCACCATCGGCAACGCGCGCGACGTAGTCCGAGCCGTAAGCACGTTCTGCGAAGTACCGGCGCGCCATGATGCCGAAACCTTTTTCGCGGCTCATCCGGTGCCGGCTGCCGAGCGAACGCTGCGCCAGGCGCTGGAGAACGCCAACAACTGCATCAACCTGCGTGCCACGCAACAGCAAAGCCTGGCGGCGTGGCTGGCAGGACGCGCGGAAGGGGCGGGAAGATAGGCGCCGCTACGGCGGGAAGTTCATCCGGCGCAATAGGTCCTGGAAGCGTGCATCCGAGCGCAGCGAGGCAAGCCGCGGGTCCATCCTCGCATAAGCCACCGGAGTGGACCGCTCGTTGTAGGCCCTTTCCAGCCAGTCCAGCGCGTCTTTTTTCTGCCCGAGTCCAGCAAAAACCAAGGCCAGCTGGTAGGAAGAAACATACTTCTGTTTGGATTGATCCTTGAGTTCGGCGATGATTTTCTCCGCCTTGCCCACATTTCCCTGAACCGCGTAGGCGTGGCCCAGCGAGGCCTTGATGTTCAAGCTGCCCGGAGCCAGCGACTGAGCCTTCTCGAAGGCGGCGATGGCCTGCTCGTACTGCGCTTTCTGTTCATAGGCGAGGCCCAGGCCCCAGTAGCCGGTCGGGGATTTGGGGTCCATCTCTAAGAGTTTCTGTAGTTGGACGATCGCCACATCGTTTTGACCGGCAAAGTACGCCAGCATCGCCAGGTTGCCTGCGGGCGAGAGCGACAGCGGTTCGAGTTCCTGCACGCGCTGCATTTGTGCTCTAGCCTCGTCGAGTCGACCCAGCATGCCCAGCAGCCTGCTGTAGCGTTCGTGCGCAGCGCTGTAGTTGGGGCTGAGTGCGAGCGCGCGCTGGAACTCCCTTTCCGCGCCCGCCCAGTCCCAGTCGTAGTAGGCAAGAGTGTAGGCGAGCGAGGCATGCGCTTCCGCCAGGTTGCTGTCCATCTCCAAGGCACGGAGCGCAGCCGCTTGGGCCTTCGGGAAAACCTCGCTGGGAGACGAGCGGGTGTAGAAAGGCAGAATGGCATAGTAATCGGCCAAGCCTGTGTAGGCAGGCGCGTACTGCGCGTCCTTCTGCACCGCCTGCTGAAAGTATGCCAAAGCCTTCTCCAGCCCTGCGGGGTCGCCCTTCTCAAGGTGGAATCGGCCGAGGAGATAGGCCTCATGGGCGTCAGGGTTCACGGGTCGGGCGGTAGCCAGCCGAGTCTGTTCCTGCGGCGTGAGCTTCACCCGGATTTCGTCGGCGATGCTGCGGGCCAATTCGTCCTGCAAGGTAAGGACGTCGCTCAACTGACGCTCGTAGCTCCGGGCCCAGAGGTGGCGGTCGCTCCGAGCTTCGATCAACTGCGCGCTGATGCGTACCCGTCCGCCTGAACGCTGCACCGAACCTTCGACCACCGCGTCCACGTTCAATTCCCTGGCGATCTCCGGCAAGGGCTTCTTCGCCCCCTTGTACTCCATGACGGAAGTCCTGGAGATGACTCGCAGCGCGCTGATCTGCGCCAGGTCGGTGATGAGAGCTTCGGTCATGCCGTCGGCAAAGTATTCCTGCTCGGGATCGCCGGAAAGGTTGGCCAGAGGCAGCACAGCGATGGACTTGATTTGGGGTGCTGCGGTCTTACCCAACAATCGGTCGCGCACGCCGCCAAGGTTCGCAATGGAAACAGTGGCAATGAGCACGAGCAGCACCGCAGCCGACGCGGCCACGAAAGATTTCCAGCGCTTCTTTGACGCCACGCCGACTGCCACTACTGCGGTTGCCGCCGGCGCCGCAAGCCGGCGCAGGTCCACGGCCAGCTCTCGGGCAGACTGATAACGATTGTCCGGATCCTTTTCCAGGCACTTCAGGATGATGTCTTCGAGTTTGGGCGAAAGTTCGAGCTTGAGTTGCCGCGGAGAAGGTGGCGGAGTGTGCTGGATGTCTCCCGCCAGGGCGGTAGAGACCTTGGCGTCAAACGGCCGCCGCCCGGTCGCCATTTCGTACAGCACTGCTCCCGCCGCCCATATGTCCGAGCGCGCGTCTGCCGCCTCGCCGCGCAGCTGTTCGGGAGCCATGTAGGGGAGTGTGCCTGTAACGCTCTGCGTTTCGCTCACACTTTGCGTGACATCGGCGTGAGTAACCGGTTGCAGCAGCTTGGCCAGTCCGAAATCCAGGATCTTCAGCCGTCCGTCGGGTGTAACGCGCAGGTTTCCCGGCTTCAGGTCCCGGTGGACGACCCCCTGCTCATGCGCCGCCGCCAGCCCTTCCGCCAGTTGCTGTCCGAGTCGCAGCACGTCCTTCTCCGGCATGGCTCCTGAGACCGGCTTCTGGTCGAGCGTGACCCCCGGAATGAGCTCCATTACCAGGAAGTCCACGCCATCCTGATTGTCGAAGTCGTGGACGGTTTCCACGTTGGGATGGTTCAGTTTGGAAAGCGTCAGGGCTTCTTTGCGGAAGCGCTTGCGGGCGGCCTCGTCGGTGAGGATGCCCGGCGGCAGAACCTTCAGAGCAACGTCGCGGTCCAGGCGCTCATCATGAGCGCGATAGACCACGCCCATGCCCCCGGCGCCGATCTGCTCCAGGACACGATAGTGGCCCAGCGTCTGACCGAGCATCCCACGCCCCCAGCGGGATGTTAGGCCGCGCGGGGAGGGGAGTCAACGCGACGGGGATTCTATCCGCCCGACATCGAAGCCAGGAACTCCGAGTTGGACTTGGTCTTGCTCAGCTTGTCGATGAGCAGTTCCATGGCCTCCACGGGCGAGAGCGGGTTCAGCACCTTGCGCAGCACCCAGATGCGATTCAGCTCATCACGGGGCAGCAGGAGTTCTTCCTTGCGGGTCCCGGAGCGGTTGATGTCGATGGCCGGGAAGACGCGCTTGTCCACCAGCTTGCGCTCCAGAATGATCTCCAGGTTGCCGGTGCCTTTGAACTCCTCGAAGATCACGTCGTCCATGCGCGAGCCGGTGTCAATCAGCGCGGTAGCGATGATGGTGAGCGAGCCGCCTTCTTCGATGTTGCGCGCCGAGCCGAAGAAACGCTTAGGACGCTGCAGAGCGTTCGAGTCCACGCCGCCCGACAGGATCTTTCCCGATGGCGGCACCACCGTGTTGTAGGCGCGCGCCAGGCGGGTGATGGAATCGAGCAGAATCACCACGTCCTTCTTATGCTCGACCAATCGCTTGGCCTTTTCGATGACCATCTCGGCCACCTGCACGTGGCGGGCCGCCGGCTCGTCGAACGTGGACGAGATGACCTCGCCCTTCACCGAGCGCTGCATATCCGTGACTTCCTCAGGGCGCTCGTCGATGAGCAGCACGATGAGCTTGACCTCTTCGTGATTGGTGGTGATGGAGTTGGCCACGTTCTGCAGCAGCATGGTCTTGCCGGCGCGGGGCGGCGAAACGATGAGCCCGCGCTGCCCCTTGCCGATGGGCGTGAACAGGTCCATGACGCGCGCCGAGACGTTCTCGCGCGTGGTTTCCAGCTTGATGCGCTCGTTGGGATAGAGCGGGGTCAGATTGTCGAACAGGATCTTGTTGCGAGCTTCCTCGGGCGAATCGGAGTTGACCGCCTCCACCTTGACCAGCGCGAAATAGCGTTCCCCTTCCTTGGGCGGGCGCACCTGGCCGCTGATGGTGTCGCCGGTGCGCAGGTCAAAGCGCCGGATCTGCGAGGGCGAGACGTAGATGTCGTCGGGGCCGGGCAGGTAGTTATAGTCGGGCGAGCGCAGGAACCCGTAACCATCGGGCAGGCACTCCAGCACGCCTTCGGAGAAGATGAGGCCGCTGGCCTCGGTCTGCGCTTGCAGGATCTTGAAGATGAGCTCCTGCTTGCGCAGGCCGCCCGCGCCCTGGACATTGAGCTCCTTGGCCAGCTTCATCAGCTCGGCGGCGCTCTTCTCCTTCAGGTCGGCGATGTTCAGGGTGGGGCCTTCAGCCGTCTTGGTCCTTGCGCCCTTGCGTTCTTCGGTTGCGTCCATGATGCACCTCGGGTGGAAACCCAGGAATGGTCGGGGAAATCTGACTCCGTGCGCGGCGGCTGGCCGCGCGTGCGTCTGCCGGGAAACTGGATCAGGCGAACTTTGCTTGACGTCCTGCCCCGGGAAGCGACCTCCGGGGCGCCGGGCGGCAGCACTCACGCGCCCGGCCGGTAAAGCTAGTTTACACCTATTGCGGCGCCGCGGGACCCTGCACAGGCAAGGACTCCGGCGGCAGCGGCTCGCCGGTGGCCGTTTCCGGCACTTCCGGCAGGGGTTTTTCCAGCGCCAGGGCCAGCACTTCGTCCATGGTTCCGACGAAGTGCAGCTTCATGGCGTCGCGCAGATTCTGGGGGACCTCTTCCAGGTCCTTCTCGTTGTCCTTGGGCAGGACAACCTCCAGGATGCCGGCACGGTGCGCAGCCAGGAGCTTCTCCTTGAGTCCGCCTATGGGCAGCACCTTGCCGCGCAGGGTGATCTCGCCGGTCATGGCCATGTCGCGTCGCACCGCAATCCTGCTCAATGCGCTGGCGATAGCGGTGGCAATGGTGATGCCCGCCGAAGGACCATCCTTGGGGATGGCGCCCTCGGGCACGTGCACGTGGATATCCACGTTGCGATAAAACTCGCGCGGCAGTCCTAGGCGCGGCGCACGGGAACGCACGTAGCTCAGCGCCGCCTGTGCCGACTCCTGCATCACGTCACCCAGCTTGCCGGTCAGCATCAGCTTGCCCTTGCCGTCCACGATGGTGACTTCGGTGGAGAGAATGGAGCCGCCCACCTCGGTCCAGGCCAAGCCCGTGACCAGCCCAACCTCGCTCTTCTCGTGCGCGCCCATATCCCGGAACTTGAGCACGCCCAGGAAGTCGTGCACGTTCTCCGGGGTGATGGTGATGCTGAACGCCTCTCCACCCTTGACCACGCGGCGGGCCACCTTGCGGCAGATACTGCCAATCTCGCGCTCCAGGTTCCGCACGCCCGCCTCGCGGGTATAGGCCTGGATCACGGTGGAGATGCCGGCATCGGTGAACTGCAGGTTCTTTTCCGTCAGGCCGGTGGTCTTGCGCTGCTTGGGGATGAGGAACTGTTTGGCGATCTCGATCTTCTCCGGCTCGGTGTAGCCGTGCAGGCGCAGAACTTCCATGCGGTCCTGCAGGGCCGGCGGCACGGTGTGCAACACGTTGGCGGTGGCGATGAAAAACACCTGCGAGAGGTCGTACTCCACGTCCAGGTAGTGATCCATGAACATGAAGTTCTGCTCGGGATCGAGCACCTCGAGCAGCGCCGCGGAGGGATCGCCGCGGAAGTCCATGGACATCTTGTCCACTTCATCGAGCATGAAGACCGGGTTCTTGGTGCCGGCCTTCTTCATCATCTGCAGGATCTGGCCGGGGAGGGCGCCGATGTAGGTGCGGCGATGGCCGCGGATCTCGGCTTCGTCGCGCACTCCGCCCAGCGACAGGCGGACGAACTTGCGCCCGGTGGCGCGCGCGATGGACATTCCCAGCGAAGTCTTTCCCACGCCCGGAGGTCCGACGAAGCACAGGATGGAGCCCTTGGGGTTCTTCACCAGCTGGCGGACGGCCAGGAACTCCAGGATGCGCTCCTTGATCTTTTCCAGACCATAGTGGTCTTCGTTCAGGATCTTCTCCGCCCGGTCGATGTTGCGGATCTCCTTGGAGCGCTTCTTCCAGGGCACGGCCAGGATCCAGTCCAGGTAGTTGCGGGAGACCGTGGACTCGGCCGACATGAGCGGCATGGCCTCCAGCTTCTTCAGTTCCTGGAGGGCTTTCTCGTGCACGTCCTTGGGCATGCCGGCGGAGTCGATCTTCTTCTTCAGTTCCTCCAGTTCGTTCTTCTCGCCCCGTCCCAGTTCCTTCTGGATGGCCTTGATCTTCTCGTTGAGGTAGTACTCCTTCTGGGCGCGCTCCATCTGCTTCTTGACGCGGGTCTGAATGGCGCGGTCGACGTTCAGCTTTTCGATCTCGATCTCCAGCACGTCGGCGATGCGATTGAGGCGCTCGACGGGATCGAAGATCTCCAGCAGTTCCTGTTTCTCCTCGATGGAAAGCTGGAGGTTGGCGGCGATGGTATCGGTCAGGCGCGCCGGTTCCTCCAGGCGCACGGCCGCCAGCATGGTCTCGTAATTCAGGGACTGGCAGAGCTTTACGTACTGCTCGAACAACCCGGTGACCCGCTGCATCATGTTCTCGATCTGCGGGGTCACCTCGGTCTGGTAGGCCACGGTGCGCAGCGAAGCCTGGAAGCAGCCCTCGGCTTCGGTGACCTGCAAAATCTTGCCGCGCTCCACGCCCTCCACCAGCACCTTGATGTTGCCGTCGGGCAGCTTCAGGCTCTGCACGATGTTGACGATGGTGCCCACCTGATAGATCTCGTTGGCCTTGGGCTCGTCGACGGAAGCGTCATGCTGGGTAGCGAGGAAGATCTTCTTGTCGCCGGCGAGGGCCTCTTCCAGCGCCCGCACGCTCGATTCGCGCCCCACTACGAAGGGCGTCATCATGTACGGGAAGATGACCACGTCCCGTATGGGCATCATCGGCAGCTTGCGCGTATTGAATTTTTCCCGGGTCACTAGCCTGCTTTCTCCATCAGGGAGATAGTGACGTCGCGTTTCTCCACCATCTCGCGCGTCACCTCGAATTCCTTGACCTTCTTCTGGCTGGGCAGATGGTACATCACATCGAGCATGAGCTCTTCCAGGATCATGCGCAGGCCGCGCGCGCCCACCTTGCGCACCATGGCCTCGCGGGCGATGGCCCGCAGGGCATCCTCGCTGAACTTCATCTTCACGTTCTCGAACTCGAAGAGCCGCTGGTACTGCTTGATGATGGCGTTCTTGGGCCGCTGCAGAATCTCGATGAGCGCGTTCTCATCCAGGTCCTCGAGCACGCCGATCACCGGGAGTCGCCCGACGAACTCCGGGATGAGGCCGAAGCGGATAAGGTCGGAGGGCTGGGTCTGGCGCAGCAGCTCGATGTCACGCTTGCCGCCGGCCAACGCCTCTGCTTCCGGCGCCGATTGTTCCTGTGGTTGCTGTTGCGACTCGGCCTCGGCACGGAAGCCCATGGCCTTCTTGCCCATGCGCCGGCCTACGATCTTCTCCAGCCCGACGAAGGCTCCTCCGCAGATGAACAGGATGTTGGTGGTGTCGACGGGCGTGAATTCCTGGTGCGGGTGCTTGCGCCCGCCCTGCGGCGGAACGTTGGCGATGGTGCCTTCCAGGATCTTGAGCAGCGCCTGTTGTACGCCTTCGCCGGAGACGTCGCGGGTAATGGACGGGTTCTCGTCCTTGCGCCCGATCTTGTCCACTTCGTCGATATAGATGATGCCGGTCTGCGCGCGCCCTACGTCGCCGTCGGCCGACTGCAGCAGCTTGAGAATGATGTTCTCGACATCCTCGCCTACGTAGCCGGCTTCGGTCAGGGTGGTGGCGTCCACGATGGCGAAAGGCACATCCAGCATCTTGGCCAGCGTTTGCGCCAGCAGGGTCTTGCCGGTGCCGGTGGGGCCGATGAGCAGGATGTTGGACTTGGTCAGCTCCACCTCGCTGCGCTGGCGGTTCATGTGGATGCGCTTGTAGTGGTTGTAGACCGCCACCGCCAGCTTCTTCTTGGTCTGCTCCTGCCCGATGACGTATTCGTCGAGGAACGTCTTCACCTCGTGTGGCTTGGGAAGATCGGTGGGGACGGTGGCCGCGGGCGATTCCGTGCGGTCATCCTCGAGGATGGAATTGCACACCGCGACGCACTCGTCGCAGATGTAGGCCCGGGGATAGTCGCTGGGAGAAGAAATCAGCTTGGCCACCGCATCCTGCGACTTGTGGCAAAAGGAACAACGCAGGACGTCGTCCGAACCGGATCGCGCCTTCATGCTACGGCTCCTTCCGTCTGCCGGTGGCTGGGGCCGGAAGAACCGCCTTGTCTTCGTAAGCGCTCACTTGGGGTGCTTGTAGATGATGTCATCTACGATCCCGTACTCCTTGGCCTGGCCCGCGCTCATGATGAAGTCGCGTTCCACGTCCCTTTCTACTTTATCAAGCTTTTGTCCGGTGTGCTTGGAGAGTACTTGGTTAAGCACCTCCCGCATGCGCAGGATCTCCCGGGCGTGAATGTCGATGTCGGAAGCTTGTCCGGAAAGGCCGCCCATCGAGGGCTGGTGGATGAGGATGCGGGCATTGGGCAGCGCGAAGCGCTTGCCCGGGGTACCCGCCGCCAGAAGCACCGCCGCCATCGAAGCCGCCTGCCCGATGCAGATGGTGGTCACGTTGGGGCGCACGAACTGCATGGTGTCGTAAATGGCCATGCCGGCGGTGATGACGCCGCCCGGCGAGTTGATGTAGAGCTGGATGTCCTTTTCCGGATCCTCAGCGGCCAGGAACAGCAACTGCGCCGTCACCAGGTTGGCGACGTTGTCGTCAATGGAGCTGCCGATGAAGATGATGTTGTCACGCAGGAGACGGGAATAGATGTCGTAGGCGCGCTCGCCGCGGCCTGTCTGCTCCACTACCATGGGCACGAGCATGTCCTGCGTTCCTTTCCTCCGCCTACACTCCGGCCTTCGCTGGCGGGCCGGGGAGGGGAGCGAATAATTCCAGAATTAAGCGGATCGGCGGTACAGAAGATCGAGCGTCTTCT is drawn from Terriglobales bacterium and contains these coding sequences:
- a CDS encoding protein kinase gives rise to the protein MLGQTLGHYRVLEQIGAGGMGVVYRAHDERLDRDVALKVLPPGILTDEAARKRFRKEALTLSKLNHPNVETVHDFDNQDGVDFLVMELIPGVTLDQKPVSGAMPEKDVLRLGQQLAEGLAAAHEQGVVHRDLKPGNLRVTPDGRLKILDFGLAKLLQPVTHADVTQSVSETQSVTGTLPYMAPEQLRGEAADARSDIWAAGAVLYEMATGRRPFDAKVSTALAGDIQHTPPPSPRQLKLELSPKLEDIILKCLEKDPDNRYQSARELAVDLRRLAAPAATAVVAVGVASKKRWKSFVAASAAVLLVLIATVSIANLGGVRDRLLGKTAAPQIKSIAVLPLANLSGDPEQEYFADGMTEALITDLAQISALRVISRTSVMEYKGAKKPLPEIARELNVDAVVEGSVQRSGGRVRISAQLIEARSDRHLWARSYERQLSDVLTLQDELARSIADEIRVKLTPQEQTRLATARPVNPDAHEAYLLGRFHLEKGDPAGLEKALAYFQQAVQKDAQYAPAYTGLADYYAILPFYTRSSPSEVFPKAQAAALRALEMDSNLAEAHASLAYTLAYYDWDWAGAEREFQRALALSPNYSAAHERYSRLLGMLGRLDEARAQMQRVQELEPLSLSPAGNLAMLAYFAGQNDVAIVQLQKLLEMDPKSPTGYWGLGLAYEQKAQYEQAIAAFEKAQSLAPGSLNIKASLGHAYAVQGNVGKAEKIIAELKDQSKQKYVSSYQLALVFAGLGQKKDALDWLERAYNERSTPVAYARMDPRLASLRSDARFQDLLRRMNFPP
- the rho gene encoding transcription termination factor Rho, whose product is MDATEERKGARTKTAEGPTLNIADLKEKSAAELMKLAKELNVQGAGGLRKQELIFKILQAQTEASGLIFSEGVLECLPDGYGFLRSPDYNYLPGPDDIYVSPSQIRRFDLRTGDTISGQVRPPKEGERYFALVKVEAVNSDSPEEARNKILFDNLTPLYPNERIKLETTRENVSARVMDLFTPIGKGQRGLIVSPPRAGKTMLLQNVANSITTNHEEVKLIVLLIDERPEEVTDMQRSVKGEVISSTFDEPAARHVQVAEMVIEKAKRLVEHKKDVVILLDSITRLARAYNTVVPPSGKILSGGVDSNALQRPKRFFGSARNIEEGGSLTIIATALIDTGSRMDDVIFEEFKGTGNLEIILERKLVDKRVFPAIDINRSGTRKEELLLPRDELNRIWVLRKVLNPLSPVEAMELLIDKLSKTKSNSEFLASMSGG
- the lon gene encoding endopeptidase La, whose translation is MTREKFNTRKLPMMPIRDVVIFPYMMTPFVVGRESSVRALEEALAGDKKIFLATQHDASVDEPKANEIYQVGTIVNIVQSLKLPDGNIKVLVEGVERGKILQVTEAEGCFQASLRTVAYQTEVTPQIENMMQRVTGLFEQYVKLCQSLNYETMLAAVRLEEPARLTDTIAANLQLSIEEKQELLEIFDPVERLNRIADVLEIEIEKLNVDRAIQTRVKKQMERAQKEYYLNEKIKAIQKELGRGEKNELEELKKKIDSAGMPKDVHEKALQELKKLEAMPLMSAESTVSRNYLDWILAVPWKKRSKEIRNIDRAEKILNEDHYGLEKIKERILEFLAVRQLVKNPKGSILCFVGPPGVGKTSLGMSIARATGRKFVRLSLGGVRDEAEIRGHRRTYIGALPGQILQMMKKAGTKNPVFMLDEVDKMSMDFRGDPSAALLEVLDPEQNFMFMDHYLDVEYDLSQVFFIATANVLHTVPPALQDRMEVLRLHGYTEPEKIEIAKQFLIPKQRKTTGLTEKNLQFTDAGISTVIQAYTREAGVRNLEREIGSICRKVARRVVKGGEAFSITITPENVHDFLGVLKFRDMGAHEKSEVGLVTGLAWTEVGGSILSTEVTIVDGKGKLMLTGKLGDVMQESAQAALSYVRSRAPRLGLPREFYRNVDIHVHVPEGAIPKDGPSAGITIATAIASALSRIAVRRDMAMTGEITLRGKVLPIGGLKEKLLAAHRAGILEVVLPKDNEKDLEEVPQNLRDAMKLHFVGTMDEVLALALEKPLPEVPETATGEPLPPESLPVQGPAAPQ